A single genomic interval of Spirochaetales bacterium harbors:
- a CDS encoding alcohol dehydrogenase catalytic domain-containing protein, whose translation MKAARLVDRKKIEICDIPPVSLRNETDVLVKVGVAGICGSDIHYYENGNIGEQVISFPQILGHEMSGTVVAVASGVNRVSPGDRVAIDPAVSCFSCDQCKAGRPHTCRSLKFLGCPGQLEGCYTEYVVMPQESCYPVPDSMPLEIATICEPLSIGYYAVQSVGDVTGRNIGILGAGPIGLSVMLVCLMKGAGRTYVTDLLDYRCDIARKHGASWTGNPNSIDVVSEIGKHEPLQLDFVFECCGKQEALEQALLLLKPGGTLAVIGIPGFSHYRFQADMARRKEICIRNIRRQNECTGIVIDAVASGNLDPGFMITHRFQLEEISRAFSIVSGYRENVVKAMIAIA comes from the coding sequence ATGAAAGCGGCCCGGCTCGTTGACAGGAAGAAAATAGAGATTTGTGACATCCCTCCGGTATCATTACGGAATGAGACCGATGTCCTCGTCAAAGTGGGGGTGGCGGGAATATGCGGATCGGACATTCATTATTACGAGAACGGCAATATCGGTGAACAGGTGATATCATTTCCCCAAATCCTCGGTCATGAAATGAGCGGTACCGTGGTTGCGGTCGCTTCCGGGGTCAATCGGGTCTCTCCCGGCGACAGGGTGGCGATTGATCCGGCGGTATCATGCTTTTCCTGTGACCAATGTAAAGCGGGAAGACCGCATACATGCAGAAGCCTGAAATTTCTGGGTTGTCCGGGGCAGCTCGAGGGCTGCTATACCGAATATGTCGTTATGCCGCAGGAAAGCTGTTATCCGGTTCCGGATTCGATGCCCCTGGAAATCGCCACGATCTGCGAACCCCTTTCCATCGGGTATTATGCCGTTCAAAGTGTCGGAGACGTGACGGGTAGAAATATCGGGATACTCGGCGCCGGCCCGATAGGGTTGAGTGTCATGCTGGTCTGTCTCATGAAGGGGGCCGGCCGGACATATGTCACCGATTTGCTGGATTACCGGTGTGATATAGCCCGGAAGCACGGCGCCTCGTGGACGGGAAATCCAAACAGCATCGATGTCGTGAGTGAGATCGGGAAACATGAACCGCTTCAGCTGGATTTCGTGTTCGAGTGCTGCGGAAAGCAGGAAGCCCTTGAACAGGCCCTCTTGCTCCTTAAGCCGGGAGGTACCCTTGCCGTCATTGGTATCCCTGGTTTTTCGCATTACCGCTTTCAGGCGGATATGGCACGGCGAAAAGAAATATGTATCCGGAATATCAGACGTCAGAATGAGTGTACCGGTATCGTGATCGATGCGGTCGCTTCAGGCAACCTCGATCCGGGATTTATGATAACGCATCGATTTCAGCTCGAAGAGATATCGAGGGCGTTTTCGATCGTTTCCGGCTACAGGGAGAATGTCGTAAAAGCAATGATCGCGATAGCGTAG
- a CDS encoding DMT family protein: MVRTPEFKAIPIWLVVVISWLIAFVEYCFQVPANRIGHTVFSAAQLKTIQEIITLLVFCFFSVFYLNEHIRWNYIAGFFLSCSPGFLFSINGMHERLCKDPF, encoded by the coding sequence GTGGTACGGACACCTGAATTCAAGGCGATCCCGATATGGCTTGTCGTCGTCATAAGCTGGCTCATCGCGTTTGTCGAATACTGCTTTCAGGTCCCTGCGAACAGGATAGGACACACGGTTTTTTCTGCGGCGCAATTGAAAACCATCCAGGAGATTATCACCCTCCTGGTGTTTTGTTTTTTTTCCGTGTTTTACTTGAACGAGCATATACGGTGGAACTATATCGCAGGATTCTTTTTATCCTGCTCGCCGGGTTTTTTGTTTTCTATAAATGGTATGCATGAGAGATTATGTAAAGATCCTTTTTAG
- a CDS encoding fucose isomerase codes for MKNIAHINPGIIAVSRDCFPTELSARRKKVVLQKAAEKKIELTDIETIVESEKDVPGALREMEDKKVNTLIIYLGNFGPEISTSLLAKRFQGPVMMVAAAEESGNDLVNGRGDAYCGLLSASYNCGLKKAVPFIPEYPVGVPDEIAAMIGDFLPVARIILSLKRLKIFSFGPRPHDFVACNAPIKPLYDLGIEIMENSELDLYDIYRSAENDPRIPDLVNDMRRELKGGNTYPGLLAKLARYEIALMNFFEENLGACDYGIFANKCWPSFEKYFWFVPCYVNSRLALRGIPVSCEVDIYGALSEYILTCAGESPATILDINNTVPRDLIEKEKTACKQYKSSDLFMGFHCGNTPSCFICDPKINYQRIMHRLMEPGKEPDITRGTLEGRMLPGDVTIFRLQSTADTRLKAYCAQGEVLPLEPHSFGSIGVIGITEMGRFYRHVLIENRFPHHTALTYKHLGKYLFGALGLLGVRDIYYNKPAGDVYVTENPFH; via the coding sequence ATGAAAAATATCGCCCATATCAATCCCGGTATTATCGCAGTCAGCAGGGATTGTTTTCCGACCGAATTGTCGGCAAGAAGAAAAAAAGTGGTTCTTCAAAAAGCCGCGGAAAAAAAGATCGAACTCACGGACATAGAGACGATTGTCGAGAGTGAAAAAGACGTGCCCGGGGCATTACGGGAAATGGAGGATAAGAAGGTAAACACCCTTATCATCTATCTTGGAAATTTCGGACCGGAGATATCGACATCGCTTTTGGCAAAGCGGTTTCAGGGGCCCGTCATGATGGTGGCCGCCGCCGAAGAAAGCGGAAACGACCTTGTCAATGGCAGAGGCGACGCGTATTGCGGATTGTTGAGTGCTTCCTACAATTGCGGTTTGAAAAAAGCCGTTCCGTTCATTCCGGAGTATCCTGTCGGAGTTCCCGACGAGATTGCTGCGATGATCGGGGATTTTCTGCCGGTTGCAAGAATTATATTGAGTCTGAAGCGGCTCAAGATTTTTTCGTTCGGGCCCCGGCCCCATGATTTTGTCGCCTGTAACGCTCCGATCAAACCGCTTTATGATCTGGGTATCGAAATTATGGAGAACAGCGAACTCGATCTGTATGATATCTATCGTTCCGCAGAGAATGATCCACGTATTCCGGATCTGGTAAACGACATGCGGCGGGAACTAAAGGGCGGCAATACCTATCCCGGGCTTCTCGCCAAACTGGCCCGATACGAGATCGCCCTGATGAATTTTTTTGAAGAGAACCTCGGCGCGTGCGATTACGGCATTTTCGCGAATAAATGCTGGCCTTCTTTCGAGAAATATTTCTGGTTTGTTCCCTGTTATGTCAATTCACGGCTGGCCCTGAGGGGAATCCCCGTTTCATGTGAGGTCGATATTTACGGGGCATTAAGTGAATATATCCTCACCTGCGCCGGTGAATCACCGGCGACAATCCTCGATATCAACAATACCGTCCCCCGTGACCTGATAGAAAAAGAGAAGACGGCATGCAAACAATATAAGTCTTCCGATTTATTTATGGGATTCCATTGCGGCAATACACCGTCCTGTTTTATCTGCGACCCGAAAATCAATTATCAGCGTATCATGCACAGGCTGATGGAACCGGGAAAAGAACCCGACATTACACGGGGAACCCTTGAAGGAAGGATGCTTCCGGGAGACGTTACCATTTTCCGGCTTCAATCAACGGCAGACACCCGGCTAAAGGCGTACTGCGCGCAGGGGGAGGTTTTACCACTCGAGCCGCATTCGTTCGGCAGTATCGGCGTGATCGGGATTACGGAGATGGGACGTTTTTACCGGCATGTGTTGATCGAAAACAGGTTTCCGCATCATACGGCCTTGACCTATAAACATCTCGGAAAATACCTGTTCGGTGCACTTGGACTCCTTGGTGTACGGGATATCTATTATAACAAGCCGGCAGGGGATGTATACGTGACCGAAAACCCGTTTCATTAA
- a CDS encoding HAMP domain-containing histidine kinase, translating to MKPVNLSEYLFYIVLIFLFTGMALLIFVLFRGEAERNRLLLEYEAERMTAFLSESMLRNQLNGNIEIDERVIGFGVYDWNGEKIQTWRNAPEKLNSADMERTARRIRYDKKNKSLVIIRRIGRHPMTNPDDIAEHMRRMPRMQPGRPPAIIYLEFDASSYMNKYGLNRISRIGIPAFLLLTMIVTMLLYKKNTEYRKKLVAQAQLAQLGEMARTLSHEIKNPLGAMRIQTGYLKKTLPKKNLADLVLIEEEIERLTLLTRRISDFVRDPAGKPEKINLNTFIVDLLKRYNHPVTFRNTAGSDVTILFDRDRLRSLLENVIMNAIESHESTKEEHVFQVDIELSRTKHGVRVSVLDSGKGIGGESVEHLFDPFYTTKTRGSGMGLAIAKRFCEASGGEIRLFPRDGGGTEVRILFRKRG from the coding sequence ATGAAGCCCGTCAACCTGAGCGAGTATCTGTTTTACATCGTTCTCATTTTCCTCTTTACTGGTATGGCCTTACTCATTTTCGTCTTGTTTCGCGGCGAAGCGGAACGGAACAGGCTCCTTCTTGAATACGAAGCCGAACGGATGACCGCGTTTCTTTCGGAATCGATGCTGCGCAATCAGTTGAACGGGAACATCGAGATCGACGAAAGGGTCATCGGATTCGGTGTCTATGACTGGAATGGTGAAAAAATACAGACATGGCGGAACGCGCCCGAAAAACTGAATAGCGCCGATATGGAAAGAACCGCGAGACGAATTCGTTACGATAAAAAAAATAAAAGCCTTGTCATTATCAGGCGAATCGGGAGGCACCCGATGACCAATCCCGACGATATAGCGGAACACATGAGAAGAATGCCGAGAATGCAGCCCGGCCGACCCCCCGCTATCATTTATTTGGAATTCGACGCTTCATCATATATGAACAAGTACGGTCTTAACCGTATTTCGAGAATAGGCATCCCCGCGTTTCTCCTTTTAACAATGATTGTGACGATGCTTCTTTACAAAAAAAATACGGAATACAGAAAAAAACTCGTCGCACAGGCACAACTCGCCCAGCTGGGCGAAATGGCCCGTACACTTTCGCATGAAATTAAAAATCCGCTTGGTGCGATGCGAATACAGACAGGCTATCTTAAGAAGACATTGCCGAAAAAAAACCTGGCGGATTTGGTCCTTATCGAGGAGGAAATCGAGCGCCTGACACTCCTCACCAGAAGAATTTCCGATTTTGTCCGCGATCCCGCGGGAAAACCGGAAAAAATCAACCTGAACACATTTATCGTCGATCTTCTCAAACGATACAATCACCCCGTTACATTCAGGAACACGGCCGGTTCGGATGTCACGATTCTTTTTGACAGGGACAGACTCCGGTCACTGCTTGAAAACGTCATCATGAACGCGATCGAAAGCCATGAATCGACCAAAGAGGAACACGTATTTCAGGTCGATATTGAACTGTCACGAACCAAACACGGCGTTCGTGTTTCCGTGCTTGATTCGGGCAAGGGTATCGGGGGTGAATCGGTGGAACATCTTTTCGATCCTTTTTATACCACAAAAACACGCGGTTCCGGCATGGGACTTGCCATCGCAAAACGATTCTGCGAGGCAAGCGGCGGCGAAATAAGGCTTTTCCCCAGGGACGGGGGCGGCACCGAAGTGAGGATACTGTTCAGAAAGCGGGGGTAG
- a CDS encoding PTS sugar transporter subunit IIA produces the protein MADIDRKEELADFMTLAEVAQYLRVAEKTIFRMIHRGEIPCVRIGSQWRFERSAITGWLESKTGKKTQHELIRLIESDTPIVPVSRLTQKEFIITDMKPGTKKEILEQLVKPLRDRGIVDDGEELIRKLLQREKMASTALWKGIAFPHVRNPREIKIRQPLLVFGMCRKGTDFESIDGDKTFLFCLLCINSMTAHLRVLARLAECFKSGDLLKRFLDAESPDEFLGILIRIEKNCPRHDSNV, from the coding sequence ATGGCTGATATTGACAGAAAAGAAGAACTTGCTGATTTTATGACCCTTGCCGAGGTAGCCCAATACCTCAGGGTGGCCGAAAAGACCATTTTCAGGATGATTCACCGGGGGGAGATTCCCTGTGTGAGAATCGGAAGCCAGTGGCGGTTCGAGCGGTCCGCGATCACCGGATGGCTGGAATCGAAAACCGGAAAAAAAACACAACATGAACTGATCAGGCTTATCGAATCGGACACCCCGATTGTTCCCGTTTCCAGACTCACACAAAAAGAGTTTATCATCACGGACATGAAACCGGGAACGAAAAAAGAAATACTGGAACAATTGGTCAAGCCTCTCCGTGACAGGGGAATAGTCGATGACGGCGAAGAACTTATCAGAAAGCTGCTGCAGCGGGAAAAAATGGCGTCGACGGCATTATGGAAGGGAATCGCGTTTCCCCATGTCAGGAACCCGCGTGAAATCAAAATTCGGCAGCCCCTTCTGGTCTTCGGGATGTGCAGAAAGGGAACCGATTTCGAATCGATCGACGGGGACAAGACCTTTCTTTTCTGTCTCCTCTGCATCAACAGTATGACCGCACATCTTCGGGTTCTTGCGCGACTGGCGGAGTGTTTTAAAAGCGGTGACCTTCTCAAACGTTTTCTGGATGCGGAAAGTCCGGATGAGTTTCTTGGGATTCTCATTCGAATTGAAAAAAACTGCCCCAGACACGATTCGAACGTGTGA
- a CDS encoding YkgJ family cysteine cluster protein, producing the protein MRLCILCAGIKSSCCCVGRDIFITLGDVERISESTGYEDFYEYRVPSDRSYIEQTDDPQWNYYTLKSGGRRRVLKRGRQLHCIFLSGKGCLLSLETRPLVCRLHPYVYNEERLTGLADECPVELLNGPETIHESIGLNESMAEAWRKTLYRELVEESMNLMDDMKRGDR; encoded by the coding sequence ATGAGATTATGTATATTATGTGCCGGAATAAAGTCTTCCTGCTGCTGTGTCGGCAGAGATATATTTATAACCCTGGGTGATGTTGAAAGAATAAGCGAAAGTACGGGATATGAGGATTTCTATGAATACAGGGTTCCCTCCGATCGTTCATATATCGAACAGACGGACGATCCGCAATGGAATTACTATACACTAAAAAGCGGCGGGAGAAGAAGGGTGTTGAAACGGGGACGGCAGCTTCATTGTATCTTCCTTTCCGGCAAAGGGTGTCTGCTTTCACTCGAGACGCGGCCCCTGGTCTGCCGTTTGCATCCGTATGTATATAATGAAGAAAGGTTGACGGGATTAGCGGATGAATGTCCGGTTGAACTTCTCAATGGCCCAGAAACGATCCATGAATCGATCGGTTTAAACGAGAGTATGGCTGAAGCGTGGAGAAAAACATTGTACAGGGAGCTGGTCGAGGAGAGTATGAACCTCATGGATGACATGAAAAGAGGCGATAGGTGA
- a CDS encoding PTS sugar transporter subunit IIA gives MNLLSLINPDCMEIDSTASDKTEVLKEIAALAKRNGILKNITEEAIFAKLAEREEIGSTGFENSVAIPHCSFDTINEFVTGILINKKGVDFKSIDGKKTKIFFFIIGPADQRNKHIKLLSSISRLIKKNIQTILNAGSKEDILRIIESNTKTEDTKIIEKEKVLFHIFIQTEKYFNDILQILSEVVEGSISVLSTYNAGYYLHKLPIYTSFWTDEKKKYSKIIIAVVDKTLANNVIRKINTTVETIEKESGILITANELFYSNGQIDF, from the coding sequence ATGAATCTTTTATCATTGATTAATCCGGATTGTATGGAAATCGATTCGACCGCTTCGGATAAAACAGAGGTACTCAAAGAAATAGCCGCGCTGGCAAAACGCAATGGCATATTGAAAAACATAACAGAAGAAGCAATATTCGCCAAACTGGCGGAAAGGGAAGAAATAGGATCGACCGGATTTGAAAACAGCGTGGCGATTCCGCATTGCAGTTTCGATACGATAAACGAGTTCGTCACAGGGATCTTAATCAATAAAAAGGGCGTCGATTTCAAATCGATCGACGGGAAAAAAACAAAAATATTCTTCTTTATTATCGGCCCCGCCGACCAGAGAAACAAACACATCAAGCTGCTGTCGTCAATTTCACGATTGATAAAAAAGAATATACAGACAATCCTGAACGCGGGTTCAAAGGAGGACATTCTCCGTATCATAGAAAGCAACACAAAAACCGAAGACACGAAAATAATCGAAAAAGAGAAAGTGCTTTTTCATATCTTCATTCAAACGGAAAAATATTTTAACGATATTCTGCAAATATTGTCCGAGGTCGTCGAAGGTTCGATTTCCGTTCTGTCGACCTATAACGCGGGGTATTACCTTCATAAGCTTCCGATTTACACATCGTTCTGGACGGACGAGAAAAAAAAATACAGCAAAATCATCATCGCAGTCGTCGATAAAACACTGGCAAACAATGTGATCCGGAAAATTAACACGACCGTCGAGACGATCGAAAAAGAATCGGGGATTCTCATCACCGCCAATGAGTTGTTTTACTCGAACGGCCAGATAGATTTCTGA
- the araD gene encoding L-ribulose-5-phosphate 4-epimerase AraD: MSDFKALKERVYRCNMELERQGIVKKTFGNASCIDRNRKIFAIKPSGVPYEELSPEKMVIVDLDNNVIEGDLNPSTDTKTHSCLYSHFLLIGGVVHTHSTFAVAWAQAKKPIPVFGTTHADFTASEIPCTKVMSDKAISGDYEIETGRLIVRTFKNLSYREIQMVLVACHGPFTWGETPEKAVDNSIMLEEIAKTACITLNINPYTKHIKNTLIRKHHDRKHGSNAYYGQYSGRSL; this comes from the coding sequence ATGAGTGATTTTAAAGCCCTTAAGGAAAGGGTATATCGATGCAACATGGAACTTGAGAGGCAAGGTATTGTTAAAAAAACCTTTGGGAATGCAAGCTGCATTGACAGGAACCGAAAAATTTTTGCCATAAAGCCGAGCGGCGTTCCGTACGAGGAACTCTCTCCGGAGAAGATGGTGATCGTCGATCTGGACAACAATGTTATTGAAGGCGATCTCAATCCATCGACGGACACCAAAACACATTCCTGTCTCTACTCGCATTTCCTCCTGATCGGAGGTGTGGTTCATACGCACTCGACATTTGCGGTCGCCTGGGCACAGGCAAAAAAACCGATTCCCGTGTTCGGGACGACCCACGCGGATTTCACCGCATCGGAAATACCATGTACAAAAGTGATGAGTGATAAGGCGATATCGGGAGATTATGAAATCGAAACTGGAAGGCTTATCGTCCGGACTTTTAAAAATCTTTCCTACCGGGAAATACAAATGGTCCTCGTTGCCTGTCATGGTCCATTCACCTGGGGAGAAACGCCGGAAAAGGCGGTTGACAACAGTATTATGCTTGAAGAAATTGCAAAAACGGCCTGCATCACGCTTAACATCAATCCTTACACGAAACACATAAAGAACACACTCATCCGCAAACACCATGATCGCAAACACGGCAGCAATGCCTATTATGGACAGTATAGCGGCCGATCTCTATGA
- a CDS encoding sigma-54-dependent Fis family transcriptional regulator, with protein sequence MRVLIADDEMNIRDSIVRYLKLEGIEGIPAENGLSAKRLFETEPFDAAVIDLRMPGMDGISLLRWLKNDRPLLPVIMISAYGEVRDAVEAMKQGAGDYIVKPFDPEELILRIKRLVEDQRRHDSFLAGQSIAEKNDMWVSESPVYKKINKLIEKVSASDSIVLVTGESGTGKEVTAQAIHRLSSRASHPFIPINIGGVPETLLESELFGYEKGAFTGASSRKIGMFELASSGTLFLDEIGDMPIHLQVKLLRFLQEKIIRRLGGTEPIPLDVRIICATNRNLKTLIDEGRFREDLFFRLNVVSIHLPPLRDRKEDIPKLTGFFIERFNRTMRGAENKIGGITPEALRLLNDYSFPGNIRELENLVERAFILSEADILTVKDFDLPQEAKVVSSPAGTLQEMEKKAILAALHRWEGNRTKTAIELGITRRTLFNKIREYGLREDGESSRV encoded by the coding sequence ATGCGAGTGCTTATTGCCGACGATGAAATGAATATCCGTGATTCTATCGTACGTTACCTGAAACTCGAAGGTATCGAGGGAATACCTGCGGAAAACGGGCTTTCGGCAAAAAGGTTGTTCGAGACCGAACCTTTCGACGCGGCCGTCATTGATCTCCGGATGCCCGGCATGGACGGGATATCACTCCTTCGCTGGCTTAAAAACGACAGGCCGCTCCTTCCCGTTATTATGATTTCCGCTTACGGGGAAGTACGCGATGCAGTCGAAGCCATGAAACAGGGCGCCGGTGATTACATCGTCAAACCATTCGATCCCGAAGAACTGATCCTCCGGATAAAAAGGCTTGTGGAAGACCAGCGCCGTCACGATAGTTTTCTCGCGGGTCAATCGATCGCTGAAAAAAACGATATGTGGGTCAGCGAATCACCGGTATATAAAAAAATCAACAAACTCATAGAGAAAGTGTCCGCTTCGGATTCGATTGTTTTAGTTACAGGAGAAAGCGGCACGGGCAAGGAGGTGACCGCTCAAGCGATACACCGGCTTTCATCAAGGGCATCGCATCCTTTTATTCCGATCAATATCGGCGGGGTTCCCGAAACCCTGCTTGAAAGCGAACTGTTTGGCTATGAAAAAGGTGCATTCACGGGAGCTTCATCACGAAAAATCGGTATGTTCGAACTTGCTTCCTCAGGCACCCTCTTTCTCGATGAAATCGGCGATATGCCGATCCACCTCCAGGTAAAACTGCTGCGTTTTCTCCAGGAAAAAATTATCCGCCGGCTCGGGGGAACGGAACCCATCCCGCTTGATGTGCGTATCATTTGTGCAACCAACAGGAACCTTAAAACCCTGATCGATGAAGGCCGGTTCCGTGAAGACCTCTTTTTCCGGCTCAACGTGGTCTCGATCCATCTCCCCCCACTTCGCGACCGCAAAGAAGATATTCCAAAACTCACCGGTTTTTTTATCGAACGCTTCAACCGGACCATGCGGGGGGCGGAAAATAAAATCGGAGGTATTACCCCGGAGGCCCTCAGACTCCTCAACGACTACTCATTCCCCGGAAATATCCGAGAACTTGAAAATCTTGTCGAACGCGCGTTTATCCTTTCAGAGGCAGATATACTGACCGTAAAGGATTTCGATCTTCCACAAGAAGCAAAGGTCGTATCATCCCCGGCAGGGACATTGCAAGAGATGGAAAAAAAGGCTATTCTCGCCGCGTTACACCGCTGGGAAGGGAATAGGACAAAGACTGCTATTGAACTGGGGATTACCAGAAGAACCCTTTTTAACAAAATCAGGGAGTACGGACTCCGGGAAGACGGTGAGTCATCCCGAGTATAG